ACACTGACCGTTGTAAGCCAGACTTGGTTGCATGtcagatttcttctttttttttgccggGGGTTTAaaaactctctctttcttcctccccgCCCCtgccctctcttcctcttggCTGTGTCTGGAATGTCCCACACGTGGCAAGCCCAAACTGCCGCACCCCTCCAGCCCTGTACCCagcagtggaggagggaggaaatggggacgagaaagagagagaaagagtgtgtaGCGTTTtagagtcagagaggagaaggggggaaTGCAGCGGCAGCTCTAACAGTCAGTGTCAGTCAGAGTTGTTGATGTTGGCTCCTGCTCTCTGATCCTGCTGTCTAcactccctttctcctcctggATCTACATTATCTGTCTGGTTGGGAGAGGTTCCAGTGTCTTCCAGTGGTCATGTGGCTCTCCATGCTGGTCAGTGTGGTCAGTCCCTAGTGGTCACTCTGCTGGGCTGTGTGTTTGGCATGACAtgttgatggtgatggtgatggtgatggtgggtGGAGGGGACGAGCGGGGGTGTTCTGTGTTCAGGCTCTGCTCACAGTCTTGGTCCTGTTGCTGTTTGTGCAGGAAGGTTCGTCTGGGCCGCACCGGAGTGGATGAGATCAAATGCCACCCTTTCTTCAAGAACGACCAGTGGACTTTTGACAACATCCGAGAGAGTAAGTGTCTGTTTTTTAAGATATATCCCCTACAATGCTGGTGCAGATTTCTCCTTTTCCATCTCTGGTaatatgttttgtgttctttttctaCCTCTCATTGCCATTCCTCCTTTTATTTGCTTACAGGCCCACTTCTTATCATTTCCAGCCTGTTCCTCAGCAGATCTGCTTCTTTTCAGCTTTGGGTCATAGTTTATTTCCATCTCCTGAGCCATTAAGCCTGCATATATGGTACACATGCTCTCCATATGACCATTTCTTTTAACAATATATGACTGGTTTCTTTGCACAGCAGCAGTGCACATGATGCATGAAACCTTAAGGATAACCAGCTGCATATGGGTGCCACTCCAAAGGAATAGATTAAGAGAGAATGGAGAAAGTAGGCAGAAAGCACTGCAGATTCTATACTAGATAGTACCCATACtagaaatacacacactgatgaaacTGAAAGGCTGTTTAATGAAAGTCCACCAAGAGAAGAATGTTTGGTGTAGCAGCAAAACTGAGTGCAAGATGTTAAAATAACTTCTACAAAACATTTAGATTGTTAATAGTTAAACTTAAAGAATAAGTCATATGTAGCAGGTGgagttattacattacattattacattatcacTTGGTTAATTTAGCAGACAAATTGGGAAATCTGCTAAAGAAGTGATCATTACTATTGATTTTAAGAATGTGATGATTGATTGACATTATCCAAttattgcattttctttgtggtttgatttccatttacaatttaaaaaaacagagaaaaatgaaatcatcagTGCAAAACTAGCTTCTTGGGTTTAAAAATAGAGTTTAAAAAAATTCCTTTTGAATtaatagaaatgtattaaaaagaaaaaacaaagaaagggaGCAAGAGCAAAAAGAACATGGAAAAATAATTAACTgatcaatcaaatcaaataaaaaacaaatcaccttaaatggtttaaaaagttctaaactttttatatatttcctgTAAAACTGTTATGATTTCATTGGTTGTTATGTTAATAAGTTCAAACTTAGGAAAATAAGGAAAGTGATATATGAGGAATATGAACAGGACCTCTGTGTCTGTATATAATCACATGCAGGCTctttccccttcctcctccgtctctctgcttCACCTGGCTCTGATTAAGAACAGACAAAACTCCTGACTGAACTTTAGACTGCCGGGTAGTCTTGAACATAAAACCATTACTGTGCCATTGCTGTGCTGCTCAGCTTTCTTCATGTTTGCACATGCATgtccagtcacacacaaacacacacaaacaaacacacactcaaaacattcTGGTATCCCACAGACCTGCATGTTTACGTATAACTTTCCTCCCTGCTGAGTGAGGCCACGATGACTCATGTTTGGGTCTCTATTGAAGATTCTCCCAGTTGTCTTCATGATTATCGGGCTTATTAAGCATTGGGATGGTGATGAAAAGAAGCCTTCaccatggatggatggatggatggatgaatagaaGGATGCTGGGACCCGTAGCGGCGGGTGGGGCAGGCTGTGCGGCCTGTGTGGACTGCTCTAATGAGAGGGGCGCCCCAGTTCGGAGGGTTGCTCccgctctctcactctcactgtgGCCATGGCTGCCTGTCATTAGCCGCCCGCTATCAGAGAGCATTCTGGGAAGTCGTGCCACAAGGGCCTCCATGGAGCAGcctgtgtctctttctgtctgaccacatttttgggactttttttttctgcctctttttttttaatttcaactcatttgtttctttgctgTGCTTGATCTCTCACTGTATTTTCTCCACCATCCCTGAGTCACATTTGTCACGCTGAGGGTTGTGACTTGACCCAACACTAATGAGCTCTTTGCGCTGAGCCAGAATTTCACTGGTCTGAGGAACTCGATCCATAATGGcggcttttttttctcaattagGAACTATTTATAGGTTAAAGGACTAGCTTAGTTTTATCTGATTGGCCCTTTTACACATTCTTGTCTGCCTGTTGTGTTGTGCGGACTTTAACAGCTTCTTAAAGGAGCAGGCATTTAGTCTTGGTTTGTGAAAGGCGCCGTGTGTGGGGCACAAAGCGAGCACTGTACGAGAAAAGGAGTGGTGTCAGCCTCACGCCAACCTGCAGAGTGCTTACTCCTACTCCTACTCCAAGCGGTGCCAAAGTTGGCTTTGAATTTACTCAGGAACGAACCTAAGAAAATGTTTAgagtttgttctttaaattTAACTACCTGTAACACTAGGTTTCAATCTTTGATAATCTCAGTTAATGTAAAACATCATTGTTCCCTATCAACCCCTCTTGGTCTGCACCTCTTCCCCTTTTCCTCCATCatgactctctctctgtttctgttttccagCTGTGGCTCCAGTTGTGCCTGAGCTGAAAGGTGACATAGACACCAGTAACTTTGACGACATAGAGGATGATAAAGGAAATGCTGAGAACTTTCCTCCACCCAAAGCCTTTGTGGGCAACCAGCTACCATTCATCGGCTTCACTTATTTCAAGGAGGACCAGTAAGTGTTTTATTCTGATGTCTTATATAAGTTTCTTGCTTCTACTCTGCTGTTGTGCATAGAAAGTTTGACTGCATTTGCTGGTCATATATGACTTTCATGTACTTTTGGTAAGGATACTGGGATTAGAAGAAAATGTAGCTCCCATGTGTGGGAACTTTCTCAAGGGCCTCTAGTTTCAGGAAACAGGTTTAAGGACAGCACCGTGGCTCAAATGCAAGAGGTAGAAAAAGACAGCTTTACACCCATACCTTTAATAGAGCCTTACAGCAGTCAGACACTGTATGCCTGTTCAGGCTCTACACTGCTGCCTTGTTCTGACAGCCCCTTTAAAAGCCCTCTTTGCTTATGATGGAGTCTAGTTTTTGAACCTGATCTTGATCAGTAGGAGAAGTAgtaaaaaacatgtattgtaCACTTATGATCCTATAGCACTTTAACCGGCAATGTTTTAACCTCAAGGATTttttagaaacatttgtttactttaccttttctttttttttcatgtacttATGTCTAAGCAATTTCTCATTTAGAATTATCTAAGTCAAGTCCAAAACAATACCATTTAAGTAAGTAAATGACTATCAatacatgaatattaaataaaaaaaaaagggtggcTTTAGATCAGCCTTTCTTGATACAATGCATCCTTTAGTGTCCATTTAAGGATATAACCAATGTCCAAATTTCTTTGCATTTCCATTTTTAGAATTATGAACACTGCAAAAGCAGTTTAAGCTTAAGGGCACGAATTGTCTTAAAATTATGGTGCACTGGCTTCAGTTTTCTTGGTCATTTTGCAGCCGTGTGGCAGAATCATGTAATGGTTCCCAGAGATAGTTACCCACAATCAAAAGTCCACCACTATATTGGTTAACAGTTGGCAACAGACAGTGTGGGTTGGAGGCATCCTTTGGGGTTCTCCATCCAGATGTAAGAAGAAGCTTGAAAGATCTTTAGCTTTTTTCTACAACACCACAGTTTTGTGCTATGTTGGTCTTAAGTATGAGGGTTTTCTGCATCGTTATAAAGTGTGCTTTGGTGAACATTCAGCTTCTTCTTGACCACCCAGTTGGCTTTATGGATCTGGTGAGGATAGTAAAATTGGACATGAGGAAAGAGCTGGCAAGTCTCTGAAGGTAGAGTCAGTGACATACATTCATGGGTCTCCTCTGTCCCTTCTTTCTCTGGCAGGCTGCTGAAGGGAACTAACAACTGCTCTGTGGAGGACAGTAACAAAAACTCTGAGGATAAGGAAAATTGCTCTGAGAGTAAAAAAGAGGtgggtgtttttgtgcatgtggtCTTAATATTATGGTaacagagaagaaataaaagacatttagtaaaaggtgaaaatgatcattagataatagcatttttcttttctggtctcctgtctgtctacctgagcagctgcagaaaaagcttaaagagctggaggagaaggttGACCATGAGATGCAGGCCAAAGATGAGCTGGAGCACAAGTGCAAGTACGACTAAACAAATAACACAGGCAAAGCTGAGCAACATTGAGCACAAATACTGGTGTCGACACTACAAATATGTTAACATTTACTGCAAACCTTTGTTAACTTTTCTGTCATAATAAAGCATCCCATTTAAGATATAAATTGCCAAAATTTTGAGATAAAGAAATTGAATTTTTACCATAAGATTGTCTTTAACTGAATATCTAACCATCCAATTTAtatctaacattttaaaggtAGCGCATGTAGCATTTTTATATTGATaattttcacattcattttgagACATTGGTATAATTACTTTTAAGAAAACAGACCATCACTGAGAAGATAGGAATTCCTGTTGTGTGCTCTACGTTGGATAACCAAGGAAATATGTTTGATCGCTTTacacaacaggaagtgacatcccATCCTATAAAGCTGATGTTTCAAAGTGTATGATAAGatagatgtaaaaaaagaaaggaaaataaaatcactGAAAGTAAACATTCTGTTGGTGAGCTGGTTTATCGGGTCTTAATTCAATGATTTATGTGAAGAAGTCTGCAATAAAACTCTTCTCTCCCCCAGAAATGTCACCAACAATTTAGAGAAGCTGGTCAACGAATTAGACAAGGAGGTAAGGATCGATGCCATTTTAACCATCTACATGATGTGATAAAGTAGGTCACCATTCCACTCacgttgtttgtgttttcctttctgATTAGATGAGTAGCAGGCAGAAAGTGGAATCCTCGCTGAggcagctggagagagagagagctctacTGCAGCACCAGAGCGCCGAGAACCTACGCAAGGTGGAGATTGAATCTGACAGGAAACGCAGCCTGGAGAACGAATGTGAGCACCTGGgaatatttctaaatatttaaCTTGAACTTACAAATTAGATCCAAAATGCATCTGATTTCATGGTAAGCAAGTTAATCGActgactgtttatttatttaggtcttcagttgttttcattttcacatattttacttACAAAATTGTTTTAACATATCAGTCTGACTGTCAACTCATTAAAACATTGTAATAAACCACACAGATATCTGGGAGCTCTGCATCCCAGTGTTTATATCTCagtatatattctatatttttgtaaTGCTGGCTATCAGTGAGTGAATAGTGGTATTTCCAGGGTCCATTGAATGTATTTTATCACGTGCTGCATTAACTCTTTTAATTATCTGTATCTTAAGTGAACAATCTGAGGGACCAGCTAGAGGATCTTAAGAAGAGGAACCAGAATTCCCAGATCTCCAATGAGAAGAACATCCAGCTACAGAGACAAGTGAGGGGGAGCTAATTAAATTCCCAtaactagattttttttttttttttttactatgctTCACTGTAGTTTTCCTCCTTATGTAAATCAAACATGCTAATTTAATCATCCATATTCAAGCAAGCAACTGTGGTTGCCGTTTTCATTATTCCTCTGCTTTTGCCTAATTAAATCCCTTTTAATTTTGCTGCTGCGCTGACCCAGTTCAGCCTGCAGGGAAAAGATTCATCCCATCTGTTTCTCATCTGTAGCTTGAGGAGGCCAACACCTTGCTGGAGGCTGAGCAGGAGGCGGCCGCGCGGCTGAAGAAGAGTCAGGCAGAGGTGCAGAAACAGGCTCAGAGCCTGGAGGTCAGCCTAAGGGAGATGCAGGAAAAGTGCAGCCAGCTTGAAAACAGCAAGATGGAGCTGGAGAAGCAGCTGATGGGGCTGCAGGccgagctggaggaggagagaagagaccGGAACCTCCGGACAGAAACTATTACTGACCTGCAGGGTGAGGCGTGGCTGTCTGTTACACTTTGAACAAGCATTCAAACAAGTAGATCCATGTAGAGACTATGTAACTTTTAAGAGAAGAAATATGTCATTCTTCATCttacaaattaaaagttaaatttaaaagcaaaaaaaagctttatttggtctggtatgaccagtttGGTAGCTAATGTTATCAAGCTGTATAACAGACATTAAAGGAGTCAGGTTGGTAACGTTATAAGCTTTCTCCCATTACTCTATCATAGCTCAGCAATCtagctaaatgctaaacatAGTACCATAATTGTCATTTGGGGTTACACTTTAATTTGTGTATTGAAATGTTGCCATGTTAGCAAAGTTAAATTGTTCCATTCAAAAAGGTTTATTCACTGACGTAAGTTAAGTCTCCAGGGCTCATTCAGTAAACATCTCATCAGTAGCAGGAAAAAGGCATCACACAACTTGGAGCTGGAGGCTGGACATGGTTATTAGATGTAAATCGGGTTTTTTTGGACCAGGCCTTGGGAAATATCAGATCATAGGTGGAAACATCTGTTCAAAAGGCTGAGAGTGAAGCAAGAGGCTGTGAAAGCCAAAGCCAGGCCAGAGCCAGCACTTCTTGTGAGACGCTGTTTGGAAACTTAAACATGCTCAGTCCATGCAGAGGGGCGGGCCAGTCGCTGAGGTCAGAGGAAACGTatcaaaacaaaagtgttgCTTGTTTGCTGCGATGCCTCGTGCTTTTTTCCCCTGGTATATTTCTCTATGTGGGTGGAGTTATTGAAAttggaaaataaacattaagtGTGTTGTTTTTCGTTCATTGGCCGGAGCAGGAGCATTATGTTATGTCTCACCTAGGATTTGTTTGAAACTGAATAGGTCCGGTGcattttattgtagattttaGCATTCACTGCACTCCAGGTCCTCCTatattattcaattttttttgtttttatttcttcattcctTTTCCCAATATCCATCCTCAGGACGTATCTCTGGCCTGGAAGAAGAGGTGAAAGAGGTGAAGTCAAGTCTCTCCAAGATCCAGACTGAAAAGAAGCAGCTACATGAGAAGCTCAATGACCTCGAGAAGGTTTGTTGCCATTTCTAATTGCTAATTTACAATGTGAATTAAGAGTCTAGGCTGCATAATTTGGTTGGATAATTTTAGATCACATTGACAATGTGTTCCTGGATTTTGAAAATGTACCTTCAAAACAAATCACCCCTAGGTAATGATAGCCAATACAAAAACCCAACATCCCCTTTGATTCTATAGGAGAAGAGCAACCAAGAGATTGACCAGACGTTCAAGCTGAAGTCGCTCCAGCAGAGTCTGGAGCAAGAAGAGGCAGAACACAAGTCCACCAAAGCCAAGCTcgcagataaaaacaaaatctaccAGTCCATTGAGGAGGCAAAGTCTGAAGCCTTAAAAGGTGAGCAAGTGGGAGGACAAAAGTCTGAAAGGTGATTGCATGATGGATAAAGTGCTTCGGCATATGGTCAGtagtttaaattgtgttttaccTAGCTCACTTAACAcaaatttagaaataaaaacacaaaagagcaCAGGTACTATCAGTTATGAAAAAGTGGCTTCAGTTATTCATGAAGGCTagagaagaaatgaaacattactAGATCAGACAAATTGCATTTCTTGACAGAAAACACTTTTGCCTTCAAGGAACAATAGTTTGCTCTCTGCCTTCAACAGAAGACAGAAAGTGTTCTGTCAATACTGTGTTATTGAGTGCTGGGTAGATTATCCTCCtggttgttttctttggtgCAGAGATGGAGTTCAACCTGCAGGAGGAGCGCAGCGTAAAGCTGCAGATGGAGGGAAAGCTGCTGCAACAAGAGAAGGACCACTCCATGCTGGACTGTGACTACAAGCAGGCGCAGCAAAAACTTGAGGAGCTGAACGCACAGAGGGAGAAACTTTCTGAAGAGGTGTGTCTTActcttaataaaataatagcTTGATGGTACATAAGAGCATTTTTCAATACTCAATTTtatcattaaaagtaaaagttatataaaaaaaacatcaaacaagggttttttctcaatgtttttgaatatttgcGGCTGTTCTTTATATTTCCTTCTATCATAACCTGAGCCATAATAGGGAATGGGGAAATGACAATCTTGAACCTTGTGATGGGAATTTCTgcttatttttcaactttttataGACTCAACTCTTTGTTCTGTAGCTAAGTGTTCCCCATAACTGTCAAATAGTTCCACTGCtgatgcttgtgtgtgtgcacgtgtatGTTTTGCAGGTAAAGAGCCTGAGCTTGCGTCTGGAGGAGGAGATCCACAAGCGGAGCATGAGCCAGAGCGATCTGAAGATGCAGAACCAGCAGGTGTTGGTGCTCCGCTCCTCAGAGAAACAGCTCAAACAGGAGCTCAACCACCTGCTGGACATGAAGCAGGTCCTGGAGAAACAGAACAAGGAGCTACGCAGGTCAAACACACATAATGGCATATTGAGCATAATGCACATtggacataaacacacaatgcaGATGAGTTTGTTGGAATGCTGTTGGCAAATTGTTGTGAAGAGTCTCATTCATCATCTTTGGTTTGAGGAAAGTGCTTTGGCTCTGGTGGTTAGTTGGCCGGGATCAGTGATTGACAGATTGTTGGTCCTGTTCCAGGGAGAAGCAGGAGGCTGGTGGCCAGCTGAAGGAGCTGAAGGACCAACTGGAGGCTGAGCAGTATTTCACAGTAATTCTAACCATCAATTTTCCCTCTTTTGTGCACCTTGTCTCACAGACCagcaaaataaatctaaatcaaTCTACAATATGGGGCTTGAATGGGAAGATAAGAGCAGAGAAGGAGTTTATTTCTCACCTCCTTGTCAAATCTGTGACATGACAATAACTGAATCTCCACCTGTTTTCCTCCCAAGACCCTTTACAAGACGCAGATCCGTGAGCTGAAGGACGAGTGTGATGAGAGGAATAAGCTGTACAAAGAGGCACAGCAACGGCTGGCAGAATATCAGGAGGAGAGGTAACCAGTCTAAACACCATCACCAGAGACCCTGCAACACTAAAATGACCTGATATTTCTATTCTGATTTAAATGCACATTAGCATAAAACACCAATTAtcaacaaaacaaggaaaaaagatgaaaccaaaacaaaaagtacagaTTCAATGatacacaaaacataaacatgcaaagaaagtaaatgttaaatgataTAAAATTAAACAAAGTATAAAGAATGTAACACAAACAAGGTGGTATGCATGGAAGTAAAGAGGTTTTAGAGTTAATGGTCAGTGGTATTAAAGCATCCACAGGAAAACACTACAAAGATaacatttatcagtttttttaaagaatccaACAGACTTCCAGATTAGTGTTATTTGCTCTCTGTGAATTCATTTCAGACAAAATGGAGGACTTGACCTTTAACTGAATGAGTGAGCCAGATAAGCGGCCTCCCCAGATgcacaacagaaaaatataattgcagacaaaaaaaactagaatCCAGTGTAATTCTAGGGTTGGAAAATCCTGCATttacaaaaaggtcaaaattgAATGTTTGTCCACTCTATAGGCAGTCTACTTCTGAATGGCGTGATAACAGCAGGCTTTTTTTGCAGTAAAAGATTTATACAGTTCTAGAAATGTAATAATATGGTAATAACAGTTCCTTCCCACCTTCCCTCTGCAGGGATTCCATGACAGCCCAGGTGGAAGCCAGTTTGACCAAGGCCGACTCTGAGCAGCTGGCTCGCTCCATCGCTGAAGAGCAGTACTCCGATCTTGAGAAGGAGAAGATCATGAAGGAGCTGGAGATCAAAGACATGATGGCGAGACACAAACAGGAGCTCAGTGACAAAGAGTCCACCATCAGCTCGGTGAGATTAGAGTTAGGATCGGGACCATTTTTAGTTTATTATGAAGTATATGTAAGATAATTCTAATATTGGGCGTCTTCAGCCAAAATGAACAGACattttttggttcttttttaaacttaatgtAGAATTTTAGTTCTCTCCTGTGCCAAAAGTATTTATGAAGTATTGCGAAAAACCtacatttttaactttatttgcGCGCTAGTgccaccaacagcagcagccataAATTTgcagggggaaaagaaaaaagctacAACAGTCAGAAATGCGATAAGGTGCCTTTAATAAGATGATTAACCATCAGTTAATTATCTCTAGTTAGTGAAAGTTGGATTAAAATTAAGTACCAACAATGACGACCACAGAAGTTTGGAtcatacagaataaaaaaaacataaatagtactaatgtattgttttctaatgtgctatataaataaagttatcttGCTTTATTTGCTACTCTGACAACCTCTACAGCTGGAAGAATCCAATCGCACTCTGACGGTGGATGTGGCCAACCTGGCCAGCGAGAAAGAGGAGCTCAACAATCAACTGAAAGACATGCAGCAACGTGAGTGTAATTTGAAGTTAATTAGTGCCACGTAAAGGGAACGGATTCCTACAGGAGTGACATTTCCCTCAGCaggaaaatgtgttgaaaagcTGTCTTACATATCCAGATGATTCATGGGGTGAGGtgatattaaaatgtcatgaaaagtagCCATTAATCTCCTCATCAGGGAACCAAGTGTCCGTAGAACGGCAGAATATTggactttttctttaattaatgagttactttttttaaccttatgCTAAGTAAGTAAAGTTTATGAGCAATGAATTAACATTCTTCACTGCTATTTATACAGAGCTCCAGAAAACcaaggaggaagagaagcagaTGAACTCGCTCAAAGTGTCCTTTGAGAAGCTACTGCAGAATGAAAGGACACTAAAAATTCAGGTGTGTGTCTGGTCGCCTACACAGGTCTGGAAAGCCTAGGATCTTTTCTATACTTTCCCACTTTTATTGTCTGTCTTTTAAAGATTGTTATGTCACATCATTTGTTGTTAAGAATAATGTTCAGCTGCAGGCTGCTGTTGAACTCTGGGCAAAATCACTGAGATCTGaaacaagttttaaaaaatctgtcttGCAGTCACGTCAATATTCCTGCAGGCTTCCCTGTGTATAAACTGACTTCACATTAATCACAAATAGATCTCTGACAAACTATATTACTGTATTTTTGGCTCCCAGGCTGTCAACAAACTGGCAGAGGTCATGAATAGGAGGGAGACGATGCGAGGAGGCAGCCGAAGCATCGACACTGAGGTGCACAGGAAGGACAAGGAGAACAGGAAGCTTCAGCTGCAGCTGAGGACGGAGAGGGAGAAGCTCAACAGCACCATCATCAAGTACCAGAGAGAGCTGACGGATATGCAGGCGGTCAGTATCAACAAGTGGCACGAATACATACACATTGAATTGAAAATGTGTACAATTATTCTGTGTTAATATTACTGCAAATTATAGAAAAATATGTTGAACTGCACTTAAAAACCTACTCATTTCTGTTATTCAGCTGATAGCAGAAGAGAACCAGGTGCGTCTAGATCTTCAGATGACGTTGGCCAGCAAAGACAGTGACATCGAGCAGCTTCGATGCCAGATCACTTCCCTCAGCGTTCACTCGCTGGACTCTACTAGCATGAGCAGTGGCAACGACATGGACATGGTTGACGGATACCCAGGTAGACGAAGGAGACTTTGTCTCATACTCACCATCCTATAAATTGGCATCAACATGAACACTCAAATCTCTAAAGCCAGTCAGCGAAAACACTTCTGCATGcacttcctgcttcctcttcctgcaGTCTCTCTTCCTGAGTTTGTATTGTTCCCTTTGATTTCCCTTTGAGTCTCTTCCAGGCCAATTGTTTTTGACCTTTTCCTCTTTATCCTTCTTCCTTTTCCGCCCACACCTCATTTCACCTCAACTTTCCTCTTCATGGTCCGGCACAGTGCGCATTACTCACTCTCACACCTCAGAATCAATGTCCTTCAGCTACCAGCGCACACACAAATCTGTCTGCATCGACACCC
This window of the Anoplopoma fimbria isolate UVic2021 breed Golden Eagle Sablefish chromosome 18, Afim_UVic_2022, whole genome shotgun sequence genome carries:
- the LOC129106890 gene encoding rho-associated protein kinase 2-like isoform X2; protein product: MLGAESRLESRLNKLESLMRNPESALNLETLLDSVNALAHDLNYPALRKNKNIEAFLNRYEKAVGQLRELQVKLEDFDKVKLIGRGAYGEVQLVRHKASQKVYAMKQLTKFEMIKRSDSAFFWEERHIMAFSNSPWVVQLCCAFQDDRNLYMVMEFMPGGDLVTLTMNYDIPEKWARFYTAEVVLALNAIHSMGFIHRDVKPDNMLLDQHGHLKLADFGTCMKMDSTGMVHCDTAVGTPDYISPEVLQSQGGDGYYGRECDWWSVGVFIYELFVGETPFYAESLVGTYGKIMNHKNTLIFPDDVQMSKDAKDLICAFLNDRKVRLGRTGVDEIKCHPFFKNDQWTFDNIRETVAPVVPELKGDIDTSNFDDIEDDKGNAENFPPPKAFVGNQLPFIGFTYFKEDQLLKGTNNCSVEDSNKNSEDKENCSESKKELQKKLKELEEKVDHEMQAKDELEHKCKNVTNNLEKLVNELDKEMSSRQKVESSLRQLERERALLQHQSAENLRKVEIESDRKRSLENELNNLRDQLEDLKKRNQNSQISNEKNIQLQRQLEEANTLLEAEQEAAARLKKSQAEVQKQAQSLEVSLREMQEKCSQLENSKMELEKQLMGLQAELEEERRDRNLRTETITDLQGRISGLEEEVKEVKSSLSKIQTEKKQLHEKLNDLEKEKSNQEIDQTFKLKSLQQSLEQEEAEHKSTKAKLADKNKIYQSIEEAKSEALKEMEFNLQEERSVKLQMEGKLLQQEKDHSMLDCDYKQAQQKLEELNAQREKLSEEVKSLSLRLEEEIHKRSMSQSDLKMQNQQVLVLRSSEKQLKQELNHLLDMKQVLEKQNKELRREKQEAGGQLKELKDQLEAEQYFTTLYKTQIRELKDECDERNKLYKEAQQRLAEYQEERDSMTAQVEASLTKADSEQLARSIAEEQYSDLEKEKIMKELEIKDMMARHKQELSDKESTISSLEESNRTLTVDVANLASEKEELNNQLKDMQQQLQKTKEEEKQMNSLKVSFEKLLQNERTLKIQAVNKLAEVMNRRETMRGGSRSIDTEVHRKDKENRKLQLQLRTEREKLNSTIIKYQRELTDMQALIAEENQVRLDLQMTLASKDSDIEQLRCQITSLSVHSLDSTSMSSGNDMDMVDGYPDSRLEGWISLPTKNTKRFGWDKKFIVVSSRKILFYNSELDREQANPFMTLDIDKLFHVRPVTHTDVYRADAKEIPRIFQILYANEGEIKREQELVVEPAAYGDRPAFISHKGHEFILTLYHFPSSCEACTRPLWHVFKPPPALECRRCHTKCHKDHLDRKEEVIVPCKVNYDMSTAKELLLLTNSQEEQQRWVSHLLKRIPRKHPTMSPPSAAQNNLPEATSRSSPRVSPRPSPRGSPHMSTHRGAIKIQATRQQQQSGKTRLLEFGLKDWSLQLDDVSDDDDDDDLFF
- the LOC129106890 gene encoding rho-associated protein kinase 2-like isoform X1 codes for the protein MLGAESRLESRLNKLESLMRNPESALNLETLLDSVNALAHDLNYPALRKNKNIEAFLNRYEKAVGQLRELQVKLEDFDKVKLIGRGAYGEVQLVRHKASQKVYAMKQLTKFEMIKRSDSAFFWEERHIMAFSNSPWVVQLCCAFQDDRNLYMVMEFMPGGDLVTLTMNYDIPEKWARFYTAEVVLALNAIHSMGFIHRDVKPDNMLLDQHGHLKLADFGTCMKMDSTGMVHCDTAVGTPDYISPEVLQSQGGDGYYGRECDWWSVGVFIYELFVGETPFYAESLVGTYGKIMNHKNTLIFPDDVQMSKDAKDLICAFLNDRKVRLGRTGVDEIKCHPFFKNDQWTFDNIRETVAPVVPELKGDIDTSNFDDIEDDKGNAENFPPPKAFVGNQLPFIGFTYFKEDQLLKGTNNCSVEDSNKNSEDKENCSESKKELQKKLKELEEKVDHEMQAKDELEHKCKNVTNNLEKLVNELDKEMSSRQKVESSLRQLERERALLQHQSAENLRKVEIESDRKRSLENELNNLRDQLEDLKKRNQNSQISNEKNIQLQRQLEEANTLLEAEQEAAARLKKSQAEVQKQAQSLEVSLREMQEKCSQLENSKMELEKQLMGLQAELEEERRDRNLRTETITDLQGRISGLEEEVKEVKSSLSKIQTEKKQLHEKLNDLEKEKSNQEIDQTFKLKSLQQSLEQEEAEHKSTKAKLADKNKIYQSIEEAKSEALKEMEFNLQEERSVKLQMEGKLLQQEKDHSMLDCDYKQAQQKLEELNAQREKLSEEVKSLSLRLEEEIHKRSMSQSDLKMQNQQVLVLRSSEKQLKQELNHLLDMKQVLEKQNKELRREKQEAGGQLKELKDQLEAEQYFTTLYKTQIRELKDECDERNKLYKEAQQRLAEYQEERDSMTAQVEASLTKADSEQLARSIAEEQYSDLEKEKIMKELEIKDMMARHKQELSDKESTISSLEESNRTLTVDVANLASEKEELNNQLKDMQQQLQKTKEEEKQMNSLKVSFEKLLQNERTLKIQAVNKLAEVMNRRETMRGGSRSIDTEVHRKDKENRKLQLQLRTEREKLNSTIIKYQRELTDMQALIAEENQVRLDLQMTLASKDSDIEQLRCQITSLSVHSLDSTSMSSGNDMDMVDGYPDSRLEGWISLPTKNTKRFGWDKKFIVVSSRKILFYNSELDREQANPFMTLDIDKLFHVRPVTHTDVYRADAKEIPRIFQILYANEGEIKREQELVVEPAAYGDRPAFISHKGHEFILTLYHFPSSCEACTRPLWHVFKPPPALECRRCHTKCHKDHLDRKEEVIVPCKVNYDMSTAKELLLLTNSQEEQQRWVSHLLKRIPRKHPTMSPPSAAQNNLPEATSRSSPRVSPRPSPRGSPHMSTHRGAIKIQATRQQQQSGKTS